The genomic segment ATAGCTCCAATTAAATTTAAATAGTTGCACAGTTTTAAATATCTACTCTTAGTTTTAACGGTTACTGCATAAGCAACAATTATTAAAAATGAACCAATCCAGCCTAGAATATCTACAACCATTACCTAAGAATTCTTCTATATTTTACTTTTATAAAAACAACAATTTTCTTCAAAAAAACATTTATTATTTATAATACTTTGCTAATGTAAATATTTTTTTGAAGAAAAAATATGTTTTAAGGATAACGAATTTATGAATATTTTAAAAAGTAAAATAACTACTGCTATTGTTAGAATGTTTATTTTACTATAATAGAAATACAAAGCAGTAGATTATTTTATTTATAATTACTTTTTATTAAAATTTATACGTTTTTGCGGGGTAATTATCATCATCAAATATAATTTCTGCGTGCCCACTTGGTTTAAAATCGACTAGAGAAACTCTAGATGGATTGGAAGGGTATTTTCCGTTCTTAAATTCAAGCAATCTAAGACCTCCATTGGAATGAACCAAAATAGTACGCCAACCATTTACTTTATTTTTTTCTACAAAAAATGGTGCACGAGATACTGTAAATCTATTTATTAAATTGTTATTACTATCTAATAAGAAAAATGTACAGCCTCCAGAACCACAAAATTGATTATTTACAGGGCGTACAAAAGTTTCTTCTTTACCATCGTCATTCAAATCGATTTTGTAAAATTGAAATTTTCTGTTTGATTTTTCCATATCTTCCACTTCACCTGGGGTGTCGTACACTTTTTCTCTAAGAAAAGTTTCAACTTCCTCTGCTTTTTTGGCATCTATTGAAAATTCTGAATAAAAATCTATATCTTTAGTTTTTGCAATTTTAGTTGAGTCGTTTTTTTGATACAACCCAGCAGGTGTTCTATTAGAATCGCAAAATGTAAATACTTCACTAGCTACTTCTGGTCCTTTAGGGCCTGCTAAAATGCCATTTGCTTCTTTACGAATAAGTATGGTAGCTCCATTTATTTCTGGAGAATTTAACTCAATTCCATGCACACTTTCTTTTCCAGTTGCTTCTAGCGTGCATTTTTTTGTACCATTTTTAGTTTCGTAAAATTCTACTTTGTATATATTATCTTCTTTACTAATATTTAAATGGTTTACGTATGGAAATACATCGCTTTTAGCTACATAAGAACCTGTTTCTGGCAACTTTAAATTGGGTTCTTTTTTACAAGATGTAATACCCACTATGGTTAAAAGTAATATTGTAAAAACTCTATTTAATTTCATATAAAATACATTTTTAATTAATAGTTATAATTATTTTACAGAAAATAACTGTAAAAACTGGTATTATTTAATCAAAAATAATACCAGTTTTAAAATTAGTTGTGTTTTTTTGTTAAGGTTTTGTTAGTTTTTATTTGATTTTAAAAGTTTCTTTTAGAATTGTTATTCCATGATTTATCGCTCCAGAATGGTTTTTTCCTTCTACTTTAATAACTGTTGCTTTTTTAGCCTTTAAAAAATCTATTTCTGGTTGTGTAAAATTACCTACCTGCTCATCTCTAGTTCCATAAACATAGGTAATTTTTGACAAGTCCTCTATTTTTGATAATGTAGTTACAAAACGTTTGTGACCAAGACCTGCTGCTAAACGACTAGTATTTCTATCTTCAACAGATTCTTGATTATATAAAATAATGCTGTAGGCGCCTTTCTCGTCGTAAGTATAACCACCTATTTCTCCTCGTTGAAATCCTTTCCAAAGGTTTTCTTCAATATTTAAACGCCCTACCATTATAAAGTATTGATCTGCCACGTCTATACCATATTTTTCGATAAGACCTTGGGTCATGAAAGCTCCAAATGAAATTCCTAACACAACCACTCGTTTGTTAGTCTTTGTTTTATAATATGTAATTACTTTTTTAAGATCGTCTATACTTTGTTGATCGTAATCTTTTGCTTGTTGAAAAGTAATATCTTTATCTTTAAATAATTCAGGGTTTTTAGTTTGTACTTGGTGTACGTTTACCCATAATACATTTTTAGCATCAGCTTTATCTATAATTGCTGTTAATTCTTTCTCTAAAAGGGTAGTTACAGGACCTCCTTGTGTGTTAATTATAACTAAATCGCTATCTTTATTACCTTGTATACTTACTAGTTGTTGTATTTCCTTTGGTAATAAATTGCTACTCTCTAATGTGTCATCATCTTTTTGGTTGCAGCTAACAAATAGTATTGTAAAGCTACATAAAATACTTGCAAAAATTAATTGTACTTTTTTCATATTAAAAATTTATTTATTTATTTATTTATTTATTTATTTGTGTCGCAATTTGCCATTTGTTTATTTCCTCAATACTCATCCAATGAACTCCTTTAAATGGTGCAGCTTCTATTGTATAAAAATAAAATTCTTTCCCTAATGGAGCGCCTAGAACTTCATTAAAATAATTTATTTGAGCCTGATGCTCTGAGGAGTCTTTTGGCAAGTCTGCTGCTGTATAACTACCACCACTCCAAGAGTGAACTCCTATTTTTGCTCCTTTGGTAACCACACGTTTTCTTCCAGCACAAAACAAATCTACACCTCCTGAAGATATTTGACTGTTTGCTAAAACCTTAGTGGTAAAACCTGCATTTTTTATTAATCTACCTGTCTGCATATTTACGTCATCATTTATAGAGCCTGGTACTTTTTCTAATACGATTGTTTTTACCTCTGGATGGTTTTTAATTAGATCTTTAAACTGAGTGTAAGAAATTGAGCCTAAAATTCCATTTAAATAAACTTCATTACCTTTTACTTTTAAAGTAGTATTACCTACACCAGCATCAAGAAATTCTTCATAATCACTTTTACTACAACTTACAAATAACGCTGTAAGGCTTACTAAAGCTATTAAAAATATTAATTTTGTTATTTTCATATTAAAAATTTTATTTATTTATTTCGGTTGCTAAGTTCCACGTCTTTACCTCGTCAATACTCATCCAATGTATATCGTTAAATGATGCAGATTGTAGTGTATAAAAATAAAAATCTTCGCCATTTGGTGAGCCTAGAACTTCATTAAAGTATGCTATTTGATATTGGTGTGCTGGATGATCTTTTGGCAATTCTCCAGCAGAAAAAGAGCCACCACTCCAAGAATGAACTCCTATTTTTGCTCCTTTGGTAACCACACGTTTTCTTCCAGCACAAAACAAATCTACACCTCCTGAAGATATTTGACTGTTTGCTAAAACCTTAGTGGTAAAACCTGCATTTTTTATTAATTTACCTGTGTGCATATTTACAGCATCGTTTATAGAGCCTGGTACTTTTTCTAATACAATGGTTTTTACCTCTGGATGTTCTTTTATAAGATTTTTAAATTGCTTGTAAGAAATTGTTCCTAAAATTCCGTTTAAATAAACTTCATTACCTTTTACCTCTAAAGTTGTGTTACCTATACCTGTAAGCATCATACCTGCTTTTACTGTGTATGGCATAGTGCTACTGTCTTTTTTTGAACTTAAGCTACCTTTAAAATCTAAAAGCATCGTTTCTTCGTTATCACCTGTTTTTATAACTTCAGCTTTACCTTTTGCAATAATATAAGAAGATATTTTGGCTTCTTGATTGTCTTTAAGTACTGATAGGTCTGCGTCAAACAATACCGATTGTACAGAAAATTTCTTCTTCTCTTTCTCCATAGCTTTTAAAGGTGCTACTTGAACAAGTGTTTGCTTTTTACCATTTTTATTAGTAAAAACACTAATAAAAGTAAATTCATTTTCCTCTTCATCTATTTGTGGTAAAAACAAATCTAACTTGTAGTTATTGTTGTTTAATTCTAAACCAAAATCTTTTACTGAAGTTAATTGTTTATCTACTTCTGCATCAATTTCACTGGCTGTAATATTATTATTTGTCTCTTTAAAGTTTGCCCAACATTTATCTTTATACCAATAACCATCTTTTGTTTCGCACTCGGTTTTATTGGCCACAGAATAGGTTTTTAAAACCTCTTCTAATCCACTTGCAGATTTGCAGCTTATGATACTGATAGCCACTAGTAGTACAAAAAATAAATAATTCTTTTTTTTCATGATGTTATTTTTCTTGTTCATTATAAATGTAATCTATTGTGTTTGAATTGTAAATACTGTATTTTTCACCTAATAACTTAATTTCTTTATTATAAGTATCTATCATTACAGAAAGACTAATTTTTTCTTGTTGATATTTTGCTTCTAATTCTAGTGCCAGTTTAAGTTCTTCAAGTACATTTTCATAATCAAAAATATCAGCAAAATTGTGGGTTTTCTTTAAATTATAAAGGTTGTTATAGATAACTTTTTGCATGTACTCACTTATGTTTTTTGATACAATTTGATTCGTTAATATACTTTTTAACATTTCTGGGTAAGGCAATGGGTTTCTCTTAATTACTATTTTTATTTTGTTTGAATTGGCAATACTATCTTTAGCTAATTCTTCTACATATTTATGAATTACTCTAGAGTAATTGTAAGAAGAGCTAACAATAGTATTTGCAGTATTAATAAGCTTTATTGTATCTTTTTTTTCTTTATTTATATTAGATCTATTAGATAATGTAACTGCTAACAACACACCAAAAAGTGTTGCCATTAATGTAGATATATAAGAAAGCATATCTTGTCTGCTACCTTTTTTATAGGTAATAAAAAGAATTACAATACTTGAAATACAAATAATTAGTGCAATTTTAAATAAACCCATTACTATTCTTTTTTTTTATTTTATATAATAGATATAGTACGCAAATAGTTGTCGTAATTAATATGGGAATTAAAAATAACAAGTCAATTCTTATAATAGAATCTCCTATATTACTATTTACAATCCATTCGCAAAACTGCCATTCCCATATTGCATAGCTAAACCAAATAACTAAAAGAAATAATAGTAAGTTTTGTTTTTTATTAGACTGCTTTTTCATCTACTCTAAAATTTATATGTTGCAAAGATGAAACCAATACAAATAGAATTAGAAAAAAAATGGGTTTAAGTAGTTTGAATTT from the Polaribacter cellanae genome contains:
- a CDS encoding CBU_0592 family membrane protein: MVVDILGWIGSFLIIVAYAVTVKTKSRYLKLCNYLNLIGAILVGYNCYVYQAFPSLLINIFWVAIATFGIVESFKEKNSKK